DNA sequence from the Vicia villosa cultivar HV-30 ecotype Madison, WI linkage group LG3, Vvil1.0, whole genome shotgun sequence genome:
ATAAGGTATATATAATAGTAGTGCCATAATTAAAAAAGTTGAAgaacaaaaatgaaaaaaggaAAATACAGAGAAATGAATAGAAAACAAACCTAATGGACGATACTCCGTGTTTGTTCGATAAGTTGTGTCGAAACTGATGAGATCACCAAATAATTCATAGTCTTGCTGCATTATTGAATCTCACCAGAAAATGCTAGCTATGTTCTCTTCAGAATCAACTTGGATATCATAATAGAACGATGGGTTCCTCAAAGCTTCATTTCTAAGATATTGTTGGATAATAGTTGCATCACCAATGACCATTTCCTTTTGTCGAACAGTGGTGAGAAAGTTCTTTAAATCTTGGAAGCAATATCCAAGGTTCTTTGAACCACCAGCTATTTGACGCATAACTTGAAAGGAGGATCTTACAGACATGCATGCTTTCGAATTTATTATAGCAAGTTGTTTTTAAGGCTCACTAATCTCTCGAGCTGACCTCAAGTAATTCGAATGCTCGAGTTTATGGAAAGGGTGGTTATGAGAAACATTCCATTTGTATATATGATAACCTTTAACATTGGAATCATACTTCAACGAAATACTAGTTGGGCAACTAGTCCTTTCCTTGGGAAGTTCTTTCTCTTTCTGAAATTCAATGAGAACAGGAGTATCCGAGTTTGTCTTGTTCTTAGGATCCGCCCGACTCCCATGCTTGAAACCATGCTTGTTACAAACATAACGGACATATTGCACAATGTCAGTTTTTTTGTTACGAGAATCATAGAAGGAGTGCAGATTTCTTCTCAAAGAAAATCCCTTTTCATGAGCGTATTTAGCATAGAATTCCTTGATTGATGAAAGGTCGCGGAAGACAAAATGTTGCCATGATTCTTTATTTTCATCGGAGTAAGAACCAACATCTTGCGTGACATTTGTGGAAGACGAAATCTCATCCATTAGCAACGCAACCTACGAAATACAAATTACAAATTGAATAATAGGACAACATGGAAATATATAGATAAAAGATTatatattaattctaataaagcgAAAATATGCACATTACTCATGGAATCCTAACATTACTCAACCATATTACACATTACTCAGTGAATTCTTACATTACCTAATCATATATTGcaagaaagaaattctgaaattgaAGGGAGAAattctaaaattttatttaacaatTGTAAGATCGAATACCTATAATTTCGTGGATGAAGGTGAGCTGTGCGGAATCGCCGGAATGAATTATTGCTGGCGGTGAAGGATGTCGACGTTGGTGATGTGTTGGGAACGAAGGATGTGGTGAACGGTGGTGCTCGGTGGTGAACGGTGAAGGAATGATGCGGACGGTGGTGATCGGTGGTGAACGCAGGAGCTTCGTGTAAGTATCAgatgtgcgcctaagagggggggtgaattaggtgatggtagatttttgttcttttattcttttatgatcTTGTTGAGTATTTTGAAAGCAATAAAAGCGGAAAGTAAATGAACAcacgatgtatactggttcccctcacaggtcgagagtactccagtccccttgccaacaagcaagagattttactataatgttatgactcttacaagactcttcctagtccttctaaagagacaaccaccaagaacacccttcttggatttcaataagtccttaagagaacaccctccctaaggatacctcttgtttccaaaactatggacaacaaggttacaaccttacaatcttatatccacacttggaacaataagatgtaatcaatacaaacataaAGAATTACAAGTGATTGAATATATTTGGTAATAAGTAAAGTTTTCTCACAATAGATTATTATGTATTCAatggaaatgatgaagaaaattttctaagtatatgaaagtgtatgctgaaaattttctttaaagaagtttgaacacaatggaaatttgagagcaagagcacaacaaaatgattatgaaaaatTGATAGTATGTGTGTTTTTCAAAAGGAATAAAGAAGCCTTTATATATGATAAAACACCCTTCCAAAAGGctgcaaaaacattttcaaaaagatgCAAACTCATGGCTAAAAAGAAATTTCGTATGGctgaagaaataatgaaaagatgtgatgcttcagcagtaatcggttaccagaagtagggtaaccggttacccaattgcaacgttcatatttttcaaatttttaacagggtaaccgattactgaaaccagggtaatcgattacccatacaaaaaccagagagaGATCTTTTGAGAaactcagtaaccggttaccaaagcttcagtaaccgattacttcaactacaaaaccaaaaaacactttgaaaaaagctttttatgatgaaatgagttttaccaaaagccTTTTAAATGCAATGCATGTTATGTGTGATATTTCCATTGATTACACAATTATATCTAAGTGAGTTTTTCTTTAACTTATTTACCTTACAATTGATCAAGATATATTGAAGATTAAACTTGTATATTGAGAGAATTCTTGATCCAAGTCCTTTGCCAAAAGCTATGGTGatgttttgtcttcatcaaaaacccttgaagaagcttgtcttcacattctccccctttttgatgatgacaaaccaaTCTTAGATGAAAATATGAATAATATTGCTTTTGCCTTATGATTGACTTTTGCTCCCCCTATCACCAATACTCCCCCTTTATGTAAGAGTAtttcttgattttgaaaattaagtaTTCTTGAGCTTCTTGAGCTACATATGGTTAGTAAAAGCAATCATATAATTTTgagatctttctccccctttgtcattaacaaaaaggaaagaaagactaATAAAAGTTAGAATGCATAAAAGTTACAAAGAATATAGAAGATATTTTGAAACCAAACATAACtcaaatttaaaaattcaaaacataCTAGCATAATGCAAACATTGTTTTTAGAACATGAAATTTAAACACACAACTTtgatgaaaataacataaaaGTAGAACAAACAAAGATGATAAAACATAAGCTAAATGATAATATGAAATGAAATGACTATTCTTGCTCATCCATgttctcttcctcttcctcctcttcttcctcttcattttGGTTGTGAAGCATATCTATTTGGAGTTGCATGTTGTTAAACCGGTTGATCATATAGGTGTCCATAGCACACACCTTGTTGTAGGTTAACATTTGAAGATTGTAGATAGCTTCATTTGTGTATCCTCCTTCGGGTATATCGGGAGGTTGGTAGTGAACATTTGGTTGTTGTGGTTCAACATCTCAATAAACAAACCGACCTTCCCGGTTTTGAAAAATGCCGGTATTTTTGGTGATGGTTGAAGTGTCGATCTCATTGTCATTAGTCATCATGATTTTAGGTTCCCTTCTTAGAGCAATATCAAATTGAGGCAAAAGGCGAGAAATCATTCTAGCATAGGGTAGGCCACCCGTCAATTTGAGTTGATGTTCCATATTCCTTAAAATCATAGTTGCCCAATCAAGTTTAATGCGGTTTTTGACCGCAAACATAATCATCAACTCGGTATCACTCACTTGAGAGTGGTTAGAGTGTTTTGGAATCAAAATATAGCTAATGAAAAAGTGAAGCACTCGATCACTTACGGTTAAATTCTTTGCCGGTAAAACCAAACGGTCCGCCGTGTTAGCCTTGGCCGCGAAACTCTCCCTAACCGATTCTCTTGAAATGTCATAAAAGTAGCCATACCTAGAAAAGTTCTCCCATGGAGGTGTCATGCCGTGAAGGATAACCAAGCCGGTAGTAGGAATAGTTGAAAACTCCCTAAATTCCTCTAAGGTCATTGAAATTTGTTTCCCTTGAACCTCACtagacaaagataaatcattCCCAATTTCAAAAGAACAATAGAAATCTTTCACTAAATCCGCATATACTTCTCCATGGTCACTAACAAATCTATCCACTTTTTGATATCTAAGCAATTCCGGAAATTGGAAACTAGTGTTAGGGAATTTATGCAACATACCATACTTTGTTGCCATTAGAGGTCTCTTGCGGATATTGAAGGTGAGACGTCGAGCTTTCAAGGAAGGTGCTGCCGGATGCCTTGAAGAATCTCCATCCATATGCTTGTTGCTTCTTGAAGATCTCATGATGAAAGTTAGGGTTTGGAGATGATAGAGATGTTAGGTTATGGGTGGAGAGATGAAGGTTTGAGGTAATATAAAAGGTAGAGAGTGTATGGGAATTTGAGAGTTTTTTAAGAGTAGTGAATGTGAGGGTTGAATGGATTGAATGTGTAGTTATGAGAGGTTTGAATGAGTTGAATGAGATTTAAGAGAGGTAGGTGGAAGAGATAAAAAGGAGATTTGAGGAGagaggaaataaaataaaaaattatgatgcATGCATGTATGCCACATATGCAATACAAGacaaaaaataaagcaaaaacacAATTTAATATCCTAAAAACGTGAACAAAACAGGGCTGGacgcagggtaatcggttacaggggtttaggtaaccggttactcaaagttaaaaaaacaatttttgcgCAAAAcgcccagggtaaccgattactcccatctgggtaaccgattactgatgcaaaaaatgcaaaaatacataaaataaacatAGGAAAACCATGATAAGCATAGAAAGAAAGCACCTTAATATTTTGGTGAAGTTTTAGGCTAGGTCACTTTCATCCAAAATGCCAAGTTCTCGACGGATTTTATAGAAAGCATCTTTTGGAAGCGGCTTTGtgaagatatctgcaagttgatTTTGCGTATCTACAAATGTTATCTCAACATCACCTTTGAACACGTGATCTCGTATGAAATGATGTCTGATATCTATGTGTTTTGTGCGGGAGTGCATCACTGGATTTTTTGTTATGTTGATCGCGCTTGTGTTATCACATCTTAGAGGAATACACCCAAGGTTTAAACCATAGTCAAGTAGTTGTTGTTTGAGCCATAAGATTTGAGCGCATCCACTTCCGGCTGCAATATATTCAGCTTCAGCAGTACTAAGAGCCACGCTTGCTTGTTTCTTGCATGACCATGACACTAGAGCATTTCCCAAAATGtgacacgttccactggtgcttttgcgatcagttttacaacctgcataGTCAGCATCAGAATAACCAACTAAAGTATTCATactaccttttggataccataagccgacgttggttgttccttttaGATATTTAATGATTCGTTTGACTGCTGCAAGGTGAGATTCCTTAGGGTTGGCTTGATATCTGGCACATAGGCAGACGCTAAACATTATATCTGGTCGACTTGCCGTTAAGTATAAAAGTGAGCCGATCATTCCACGATATTTTGTGATGTTGACAGGATTGCCTGGTTCATCTGGATCAAGGTAGGTGCCAGATCCCATTGGTGTTGCACTATCTTTACTATTTTCCATCTCAAATTTCTTGATTAGTTCTTTGCAATATTTTGACTGATTGATGAAGATTCCATGCTTGAGTTGTTTTATTTGGAGACCAAGAAAGTAATTTAATCTTCCCATCATGGACATTtcaaattctccttgcatcattgaAGAAAACTCTTTGCACATTTCATGGTTAGTCGAACCAAAcacaatatcatctacataaatttgtacAAGTAAAGTATGACGattgaattttttaatgaaaagagTAGTATCTACTTTACCCTTTACAAACCCTTTTTCGATTAGGAAGGTACTTAGTCGATCATACCAAGCCCTTGGTGCTTGTTTTAGCCCATATAATGCTTTCTTTAGTTTGAAGACATGAGTAGGATGCTTGTAGTCTTCAAACCCAGGGGGTTGCtttacataaacttcttcattgaTGATACCATTGAGAAaagcactttttacatccatttggaaAAGTTCAAAGTCTAATGAGCATGCATACGCAAGAAGTAATCTTATCGCCTCCAATCTAGCTACCGGAGCAAAGGTTTCTTCAAAGTCAataccttcttcttgattgtacccTTGTGCTACTAATCTTGCCTTGTTTCGAGTAATTATACCATTTTCGTCCATCTTATTCTTGAATACCCATTTGGTTCCAATGATGCGTTTGTTTCCCGgattaggaacaagttcccaaacatcGTTTCGCTCgaattgatttaactcttcttgcatggcaagaaTCCATTGATCATCTTCTAGTGCTTGAGATACCTTGGATGGTTCTAGttgtgaaacaaaagccatgtgtaagcaagcatctttgagatttaatcttgttgaaactccttgactaatatcaccaataactttgtcaataggatgatctctatgagttctccattcttttggtagatcattggtgtttaattcttgttgtacactttcttgttgaacactttcttgttgtacttccggtaccttcacaattatatcatttgaaagttcttccggtgccttcacaattgtatcatttgaaagttcttccggtgccttcacaattgtatcatttgaaagttcttccgggggtaaatctaaaggatcatcatcatcacaaacaactatttcctctttggaggtgttagtctcatcaaaagatacatgcatggattcttcaatagttaaagttcttttattataaattctatatgctttactagaaagagaataaccaagaaatataccttcgtcggatttctcatcaaacttaccaagattgtctttgtcattgttgagaacaaagcacttgcatccaaaaatgtgaaagtgagcaatgtttggctttcttcctttgaagagttcatatggagtcttctttaagataggtctaataattactcgatttccaacataacatgccgtactaaccgcatccgcccaaaaatatttaggaagatttgcatcactaagcattgttcttgcaagttccactagaaacctatttttcctttcaactactccattttgttgtggagttcttggtgctgaaaaattatgagagataccatgttcttcacaaaattcttcaaacgatgtattttgaaactctccaccatgatcacttcttatggatacaatctttaatgatttttcattttggatttgttttgcatacttcttaaaggctctaaaagcatcacttttctgcacaagaaacaaagtccaagaatatctagaataatcatcaacaataactaaagcgtatacattacctccgaagctccttgtccttgatggaccaaataaatccatatgcaacaattgaagtggtcttgttgtagtcaccacattctttggtttgaaagatgatttggtttgctttcccttttgacaagcatcacatagtttatctttgacaaactttatcttaggtaagccaataacaagatcatgtttggttaacttatttaaatgatccatatgaatatgggctgctcttttatgccataaccatgattcattattgtttaccaaaagacattttactttcaaagataaatcatttaaagaaatcataaaaatgttattaattcttgtacctttgagttttacctcattggtgacttcatcgatgatcaagcattcttccttagtgaatttgatcttgaagcctttgtcacaaagttggctaatgcttagaagattatgctttagtccttcaacataaagaacatcttcaatggatgtgaaaggtggtgcaccaactttgcctttgccaagaattcttcccttattgttgtctccataagtgacaaaacccttggcctttaaccttagatctgaaaattggtttaagtcacccgtcatatgctttgaacaaccactatctagataccataggtttgaagtggtcttcaagcatacctacaaaacaaattaagttttgttaggtacccaaatggctttgggtccatcatagttagttcctttcttcacccatacataatgtccactaggaacactaaagttccttacataacaagcattgggtgtgtgaccaataataccacaataaaaacaagtaggttcaaagttacttctatatctaggaggataagatttcttcttaacaaagttcttccttttaggataatgttgcattactttaggcttgatcactttctcttgaattggttggttactagccttgacaaagatagtcttgttggatgttggtttatcaaatttagagaaaccaagtccgctcttatcattggagtatctttgtgtgctaagaacattttccaatccaatttgccctttttcatatctttctaaaacacgttttaattggacaatttggaaggaaagtgattcacaattcttgcatgcaacattatcttcttgaacactaatcattttttctttgtcatctttatgttctacttcaattatcttaaccttctcttctaacgatgatattattttcttttgagatgagatagttttatagagaattttgcattcttttaataattcttctattgcaccttgcgcaccattatcaaaaagagaatcatcataactaacctcgccttcttcatcgtcggagtggtgtgatgccattagtgctaggtttgcactttcgtcactatcggaatccgatgaggaacttacttcattatcttcccatgctatgtaggcctttttatttttgaactcccttttgcctttgaatccattcttcttcaaaagctttggacattc
Encoded proteins:
- the LOC131658457 gene encoding uncharacterized protein LOC131658457, with the protein product MDEISSSTNVTQDVGSYSDENKESWQHFVFRDLSSIKEFYAKYAHEKGFSLRRNLHSFYDSRNKKTDIVQYVRYVCNKHGFKHGSRADPKNKTNSDTPVLIEFQKEKELPKERTSCPTSISLKYDSNVKGYHIYKWNVSHNHPFHKLEHSNYLRSAREISEP